A genome region from Hevea brasiliensis isolate MT/VB/25A 57/8 chromosome 9, ASM3005281v1, whole genome shotgun sequence includes the following:
- the LOC110632935 gene encoding uncharacterized protein LOC110632935 isoform X1: MAQQQQQQPVQKNTLYVGGLAEEVNESILHAAFIPFGDIKDVKTPLDQATQKHRSFGFVTFLEKEDASAAMDNMDGAELYGKVLTVNYALPERIKGGEQGWAAQPIWADADTWFERQRQQEEMDRIQAENRAAMQAADELHRKKMAQEREGEKEDEMEIKDDPMERAEAEVLKQNSS, translated from the exons ATGGCGCAGCAGCAGCAACAACAGCCAGTGCAGAAGAACACACTGTACGTAGGAGGATTGGCAGAGGAAGTGAACGAATCCATTCTCCATGCCGCTTTTATCCCCTTCGGTGACATTAAGGACGTCAAAACTCCTCTAGATCAAGCCACCCAGAAGCACCGCTCCTTCGGCTTCGTTACTTTCCTCGAGAAAGAAGACGCCTCCGCCGCCATGGATAATATGGACGGTGCTGAGCTCTATGGTAAAGTCCTCACCGTTAATTATGCCCTTCCCGAACGCATTAAGGGTGGTGAACAGGGTTGGGCCGCCCAGCCTA TTTGGGCGGATGCTGACACATGGTTTGAACGGCAACGACAACAAGAGGAAATGGATCGAATTCAGGCGGAGAACAGAGCTGCAATGCAAGCTGCCGATGAGTTGCATAGAAAGAAAATGGCACAGGAGCGAGAAGGAGAAAAGGAAGATGAAATGGAAATCAAGGATGACCCAATGGAAAGGGCTGAAGCAGAAGTTTTGAAACAGAACAGCTCTTAG
- the LOC110632935 gene encoding uncharacterized protein LOC110632935 isoform X2 yields MAQQQQQQPVQKNTLYVGGLAEEVNESILHAAFIPFGDIKDVKTPLDQATQKHRSFGFVTFLEKEDASAAMDNMDGAELYVWADADTWFERQRQQEEMDRIQAENRAAMQAADELHRKKMAQEREGEKEDEMEIKDDPMERAEAEVLKQNSS; encoded by the exons ATGGCGCAGCAGCAGCAACAACAGCCAGTGCAGAAGAACACACTGTACGTAGGAGGATTGGCAGAGGAAGTGAACGAATCCATTCTCCATGCCGCTTTTATCCCCTTCGGTGACATTAAGGACGTCAAAACTCCTCTAGATCAAGCCACCCAGAAGCACCGCTCCTTCGGCTTCGTTACTTTCCTCGAGAAAGAAGACGCCTCCGCCGCCATGGATAATATGGACGGTGCTGAGCTCTATG TTTGGGCGGATGCTGACACATGGTTTGAACGGCAACGACAACAAGAGGAAATGGATCGAATTCAGGCGGAGAACAGAGCTGCAATGCAAGCTGCCGATGAGTTGCATAGAAAGAAAATGGCACAGGAGCGAGAAGGAGAAAAGGAAGATGAAATGGAAATCAAGGATGACCCAATGGAAAGGGCTGAAGCAGAAGTTTTGAAACAGAACAGCTCTTAG
- the LOC110632933 gene encoding fructokinase-like 2, chloroplastic: MAFLSFTHFFSLPRWRSTCLNDHSLNLAQLQDFRLQNKWGLAAISRKKISDTLSEEEPSENGVILKKRTTRNSKRATTRTRKKISDVPDENSELGITTDATNEEVVKKTPRRTRRKATSPATTVEEEKTEKKIRRRRTEKMDENMKGQGTESEISDMEESAFVPNVEDESDGDLELDKDGGDDISYTYGWPPLVCCFGAAQHAFVPSGRPANRLIDYEIHERMKDALWAPEKFVRAPGGSAGSVAIALASLGGKVALMGKLGDDEFGQAMLYYLNVNNVQTRSVRIDSKRATALSQMKIAKRGHLRMTCVKPCAEDSLSKSEINIDVLKEAKVLYFNTHSLLDRSMQSATLRAIKMSKKLGGVVFYDVNLPLPLWQSSEETKLFIQEVWNHANVIELTKQELEFLCGIEPTEEFDTKNNARSKFVHYGPEVVAPLWHENLKVLFVTNGTSKIHYYTEEHNGAVHGMEDAPITPFTCDMSASGDGIVAAMLRMLSVQPHLITDKGYLEQTVKYAINCGVIDQWLLGRMRDFPPKEYMEEVEPDPNGIMSITEKEYRTLEPVS, encoded by the exons ATGGCGTTTCTCTCTTTCACCCATTTCTTTTCATTGCCCAg GTGGCGTTCAACTTGCCTAAATGACCACTCCCTGAACTTGGCTCAACTTCAAGATTTTAGATTGCAAAATAAATGGGGTCTTGCGGCTATCTCTAGGAAGAAAATTTCTGATACTTTATCTGAAGAGGAACCTAGTGAAAATGGTGTAATTTTAAAAAAGAGGACAACCAGGAATTCTAAACGAGCTACTACTCGAACTAGGAAGAAAATATCGGATGTACCAGATGAGAATTCTGAATTGGGGATAACTACTGATGCTACAAATGAAGAAGTTGTCAAGAAAACTCCAAGGAGGACTCGACGAAaag CTACTTCACCTGCCACTACTGTGGAGGAAGAGAAAACTGAGAAGAAAATTAGGAGGAGGAGGACTGAGAAGATGGATGAGAATATGAAGGGTCAAGGTACTGAATCTGAAATTAGTGATATGGAGGAGTCTGCATTTGTTCCAAATGTTGAGGATGAGAGTGATGGGGACCTGGAACTGGACAAAGATGGTGGAGATGATATTAGCTACACGTATGGTTGGCCTCCTCTAGTTTGCTGCTTTGGAGCTGCACAGCATGCTTTTGTGCCATCCGGAAGGCCAGCTAACAGACTTATAGATTATGAAATCCATGAAAGAATGAAGGATGCATTATGGGCTCCAGAAAAATTTGTAAGGGCACCGGGAGGATCTGCAGGGAGTGTTGCAATTGCTCTTGCAAGCTTGGGTGGTAAGGTTGCTTTAATGGGAAAACTCGGGGATGATGAATTTGGTCAGGCCATGCTATACTATTTGAATGTGAACAATGTACAAACACGATCAGTTCGCATTGATAGTAAAAGGGCAACAGCACTCTCACAGATGAAGATTGCTAAGAGAGGTCACTTGAGAATGACTTGTGTCAAACCCTGTGCTGAAGATTCTCTATCTAAATCTGAAATAAACATTGATGTGCTTAAGGAG GCAAAAGTGTTGTACTTCAACACACACTCCCTCCTTGATCGAAGCATGCAATCAGCTACATTACGGGCAATCAAGATGTCAAAGAAGTTGGGAGGGGTTGTTTTCTATGATGTAAACTTGCCATTACCCCTGTGGCAGTCCAGTGAAGAAACCAAGTTATTCATACAAGAAGTGTGGAATCATGCAAATGTTATAGAGTTAACCAAGCAAGAGCTTGAGTTTCTTTGTGGAATAGAGCCCACTGAGGAATTTGACACCAAAAATAATGCCAGATCCAAGTTTGTCCATTATGGACCCGAAGTGGTTGCACCACTTTGGCATGAAAATCTTAAGGTTTTGTTTGTTACAAATGGGACTTCCAAGATACACTACTACACCGAGGAGCACAATGGTGCAGTGCATGGCATGGAGGATGCCCCTATTACTCCTTTCACATGTGATATGTCAGCATCTGGAGATGGCATTGTTGCAG CAATGTTGAGAATGTTATCTGTTCAGCCACACCTCATTACTGATAAAGGATATTTGGAGCAAACAGTCAAGTATGCAATTAACTGTGGAGTCATTGATCAATGGCTGCTTGGACGGATGCGCGACTTTCCTCCCAAGGAATATATGGAAGAGGTGGAACCTGATCCAAATGGCATCATGTCAATAACAGAAAAGGAATACCGTACTTTGGAGCCTGTAAGTTGA